The Nitrospira sp. genome contains a region encoding:
- a CDS encoding type II secretion system F family protein yields MAVFAYRVARPDGSTIQGHLEGEEESHVRAKLEAQGLLVFNLHRRGMVSVRTGKSWSWSGLPLGQFLVFNQELLALVKSGLPILRVWDLLIERAGHAGFQQTLREVREDIRGGASASDALMRHPMYFPELYVATVKAGEQSGNLPEVLQRYITYLKLMIGLRQKVTKAISYPIFLVFIGMAVIGFLLTYVMPTFVSVYGEAAKTLPLATQLLLDVVTHAEVWGLPAGIAVIGIALGLHAYYATAAGHLVLDRLVLKLPLVGPIAVKHNTVQLTRTLGTILAGGTPLVDALQGARAAVSNRFVSHELIGASNEIREGTTLAGALDRPKVLPKLAIEMLSVGEETGSLDTMLRDVAEFYEADLDTRLTQLTTWIEPALLLVMGILVGGIVIVMYLPVFQMAGTVGG; encoded by the coding sequence ATGGCAGTATTTGCATACCGCGTTGCACGACCTGATGGCTCCACGATCCAGGGACACCTGGAAGGGGAGGAGGAATCGCACGTTCGTGCCAAGCTAGAGGCCCAAGGCTTGTTGGTGTTCAATCTTCACCGTCGTGGAATGGTCTCGGTGAGGACCGGCAAGTCTTGGTCGTGGAGCGGGCTTCCGTTAGGGCAGTTTTTGGTTTTCAATCAAGAGCTGCTCGCGCTCGTCAAATCGGGATTGCCGATCTTACGGGTGTGGGATTTGTTGATTGAACGCGCAGGCCATGCCGGATTTCAGCAGACGTTACGTGAGGTGAGAGAGGATATTCGAGGGGGAGCATCTGCCTCCGACGCATTGATGAGACACCCGATGTATTTCCCTGAGCTCTATGTTGCGACGGTGAAGGCGGGAGAGCAATCAGGCAATCTTCCTGAAGTCCTCCAGCGATATATCACGTATTTGAAGCTGATGATCGGGCTTCGTCAAAAAGTCACGAAGGCGATCTCCTATCCGATTTTTCTCGTATTTATCGGCATGGCCGTGATCGGGTTTCTCCTGACCTATGTCATGCCGACATTCGTGTCAGTCTACGGAGAAGCAGCGAAGACTCTTCCATTGGCCACTCAGCTCCTACTCGACGTCGTGACACACGCAGAGGTTTGGGGATTGCCCGCCGGTATTGCGGTGATCGGCATCGCATTAGGGTTACATGCCTACTATGCCACGGCCGCAGGGCATCTGGTCCTTGACCGCCTTGTGCTGAAGCTTCCCCTCGTGGGTCCGATCGCCGTGAAACATAATACCGTACAGCTCACGCGAACACTCGGAACTATTCTTGCGGGTGGAACGCCTCTCGTTGATGCGTTGCAGGGTGCCCGCGCAGCCGTCTCGAACCGCTTTGTTTCGCACGAACTCATCGGGGCATCCAATGAGATCCGCGAGGGAACGACGCTGGCCGGTGCCTTGGATCGTCCGAAGGTGCTTCCGAAACTCGCGATCGAGATGTTGTCGGTAGGCGAAGAAACGGGTTCCCTCGATACGATGTTACGGGATGTCGCCGAGTTTTACGAAGCCGACCTCGATACCAGGCTTACGCAGCTGACGACGTGGATCGAGCCGGCTCTGCTGCTTGTGATGGGAATATTGGTGGGCGGGATCGTGATCGTGATGTACCTGCCGGTCTTTCAGATGGCGGGAACGGTCGGCGGGTAG
- the tadA gene encoding Flp pilus assembly complex ATPase component TadA: protein MLRSLARPSLAEVLVSQGLLARQTVEDVLHRLKGVTAALGHTLVCEGLLSEDQLAHALATQYGLPYDPLTSFQVDPRYYETISVKLMQRFPFVPIAERDSVMTIAVADPQNLLGLDELELMIGKPLELIVSSKSAILSALDRSAGSSQALRELEAEYRSVLVKEDDRGEEVAALDQVGEDQSPAVKLLDSILLSAMQRRASDIHIEAADRATKVKLRVDGILIPAMEPLDIRLHAPLVSRLKVMSELDIAERRVPQDGSFRMRLDRKTVDFRVSILPSVFGESVVIRILDRDSIATGVSSLKLERLGFNPEDLKRFRKAIARPYGMVLATGPTGSGKTTTLYAAISEMNTLEDKLITIEDPVEYQLPGVVQIPVNEKKGLTFARGLRSILRHDPDKIMVGEIRDAETAQIAIQSAMTGHLVLTTVHANNVFDVIGRFASMGIDSYNFLSALNCVLAQRLVRIFCASCRTPVKAQKALIEEAGLDYEQYKDTTFYEGKGCPQCHGTGYRGRKCITEFLDLTDEIKEMILADRPLSEIRYRAVTDGMITLRQSALKKMLNGETSLREVNRVTFSEEG, encoded by the coding sequence ATGCTGCGTAGTCTTGCTCGGCCTTCTCTCGCGGAGGTTCTGGTCAGCCAGGGCCTGCTTGCGAGACAGACTGTCGAGGACGTGCTGCACCGATTGAAAGGTGTCACAGCAGCCTTAGGACACACACTGGTCTGCGAAGGGCTTCTCTCGGAGGATCAGTTGGCTCATGCACTGGCCACTCAATACGGTCTTCCCTACGATCCGCTGACGAGTTTTCAAGTCGATCCCCGCTACTACGAGACGATCTCCGTCAAGTTGATGCAGCGATTTCCGTTTGTCCCTATCGCCGAGAGAGACAGTGTGATGACCATCGCGGTGGCGGATCCTCAAAATTTGTTGGGCCTCGACGAATTGGAACTCATGATCGGAAAGCCGCTGGAGCTGATCGTCAGTTCTAAGAGCGCAATCCTGTCCGCGTTGGACCGTAGCGCGGGCTCCAGCCAAGCACTCCGCGAGCTCGAAGCGGAGTATCGATCGGTCTTGGTGAAAGAAGATGATCGAGGGGAGGAGGTTGCAGCCCTCGATCAAGTGGGGGAAGATCAGAGTCCCGCCGTAAAGCTGCTGGACTCTATCTTGCTGAGCGCGATGCAGCGCCGGGCCAGCGACATTCATATTGAGGCCGCAGACCGCGCAACCAAAGTCAAACTTCGTGTCGATGGCATTCTCATTCCGGCCATGGAGCCACTGGATATTCGATTACACGCACCCTTGGTGTCTCGTCTGAAGGTCATGTCCGAGCTCGATATTGCCGAGCGTCGAGTGCCGCAGGATGGAAGTTTTCGAATGAGGCTGGATCGAAAGACCGTGGATTTTCGTGTCTCTATCCTGCCCAGCGTCTTCGGTGAATCGGTGGTGATCCGAATACTGGACCGCGATTCCATTGCGACCGGAGTGTCGTCCTTGAAGCTTGAACGGCTCGGTTTCAATCCGGAAGATCTCAAACGATTCCGGAAAGCCATTGCCCGTCCCTACGGCATGGTGTTGGCGACAGGGCCCACCGGAAGCGGGAAGACGACGACGTTGTACGCCGCCATATCGGAGATGAATACGCTTGAAGACAAACTGATCACGATCGAAGATCCTGTTGAATATCAGCTCCCGGGGGTGGTGCAAATCCCGGTCAATGAAAAGAAAGGCCTGACCTTTGCTCGAGGGCTCCGGTCCATTCTTCGCCATGACCCGGACAAGATCATGGTCGGTGAAATTCGAGATGCCGAAACAGCCCAGATCGCGATCCAGTCGGCGATGACCGGCCATCTTGTCCTCACGACGGTTCATGCGAACAACGTATTCGACGTGATCGGGCGATTCGCGTCGATGGGGATCGATTCCTATAATTTTCTGTCCGCACTCAACTGCGTGTTGGCCCAGCGACTGGTCCGAATCTTTTGCGCCTCGTGTCGAACTCCGGTCAAAGCCCAAAAGGCCCTTATCGAAGAAGCAGGGTTGGACTATGAGCAGTACAAAGATACGACGTTCTACGAAGGAAAAGGGTGTCCGCAATGTCATGGGACAGGGTATCGAGGAAGAAAATGCATTACGGAGTTCCTCGATCTGACGGATGAGATCAAGGAGATGATCCTTGCGGATCGGCCGCTTTCTGAAATCCGTTACCGGGCGGTCACCGACGGAATGATCACGCTTCGGCAATCGGCACTGAAAAAAATGTTGAATGGCGAGACATCGCTGCGCGAAGTCAATCGTGTCACGTTCAGCGAGGAAGGATAA
- a CDS encoding glutamate-5-semialdehyde dehydrogenase: MEALGRTVSDHKLEESKPLPASEYVLELVSKAKQAARRLASLPTSTKNQALLAMAEAIEAKSAELIEANEQDLKAFETVSDKKAMADRLRLTEKRIGEMAAGVREVAKLPDPVGMMSAMWTRPNGMQVGRVRVPIGVIGIIYESRPNVTADSAALCLKSGNVCVLRGGSEAIYSNTAIAAILSEASEKAGVPPGAITFVDRADRDVVPILLKQDRFIDLIIPRGGESLMKLIAEHATIPVVKHDAGVCHIYVDAAADPAMAEAICVNAKAQRPSTCNAMETLLVHQTVARTLLPKLATSLRAAHVEIRGCPKTCQLIPDAKPASEQDYGKEFLDLILAVKIVKSMDEAMEHIAQYGSRHTEAIVTSDYGRSMRFLKEVDASAVLVNASTRLNDGYQFGLGAEIGISTSRVHARGPMGLEELTCCKFIVLGSGQLRE; this comes from the coding sequence ATGGAAGCCTTAGGTCGAACTGTCTCCGATCACAAGCTCGAAGAATCCAAACCACTGCCTGCTTCTGAGTATGTACTGGAGCTGGTCTCCAAAGCGAAACAAGCTGCACGGAGATTGGCTTCTCTTCCGACGTCGACCAAGAATCAAGCGCTCCTTGCGATGGCGGAGGCGATCGAGGCGAAGTCGGCCGAATTGATCGAGGCGAATGAACAAGACCTCAAGGCATTTGAGACGGTCTCTGACAAAAAAGCGATGGCTGACCGCTTGAGGCTGACCGAGAAGCGCATCGGAGAGATGGCAGCCGGTGTTCGTGAAGTCGCGAAGCTACCCGACCCTGTCGGTATGATGTCGGCCATGTGGACGAGGCCCAACGGGATGCAAGTGGGTCGGGTACGCGTGCCCATCGGAGTGATCGGGATCATCTATGAGTCGCGTCCCAATGTGACGGCGGATTCGGCTGCTCTGTGTCTGAAGTCCGGCAATGTGTGTGTCTTGCGCGGCGGCAGTGAAGCGATCTATTCAAATACCGCGATTGCCGCCATTCTGTCCGAAGCGTCCGAGAAGGCCGGTGTCCCTCCCGGCGCAATCACCTTTGTCGACCGTGCCGATCGTGATGTGGTCCCAATTCTCTTGAAGCAGGATCGATTTATTGACTTGATCATTCCGCGCGGCGGTGAATCGCTGATGAAGCTCATCGCGGAACACGCGACGATTCCGGTGGTCAAGCATGATGCGGGGGTATGCCACATCTATGTCGATGCCGCAGCAGACCCGGCGATGGCGGAAGCCATTTGCGTCAACGCCAAGGCACAGCGGCCGTCTACCTGTAACGCGATGGAAACCCTGCTGGTCCATCAGACAGTCGCGCGGACGCTTCTCCCCAAACTCGCCACGAGCCTGAGAGCGGCCCATGTCGAGATTCGCGGATGCCCGAAGACCTGTCAACTGATCCCTGACGCGAAGCCGGCAAGCGAACAAGACTATGGGAAAGAGTTTCTTGACCTAATCCTTGCCGTCAAAATCGTCAAAAGTATGGATGAGGCCATGGAACACATCGCCCAGTACGGGTCACGGCACACGGAAGCCATCGTGACCTCGGATTACGGACGCTCCATGCGATTTCTCAAGGAAGTCGATGCCAGCGCCGTGCTCGTGAATGCATCCACGCGACTCAACGACGGATATCAATTCGGCCTTGGCGCCGAGATCGGTATCAGCACCTCCCGGGTTCATGCGCGGGGCCCTATGGGATTGGAAGAGCTCACCTGCTGTAAATTCATCGTCTTGGGGAGCGGCCAGCTCCGCGAGTGA
- a CDS encoding SDR family oxidoreductase: MRILVTGGAGFLGSHLAESLISEGHHVISMDNLSTGKVENVAHLMGNSSFSFIKYNVCDYVHVEGHLDAVMHFASPASPQDYLDMPIATLKVGGLGTHKALGLAKAKGARFLLASTSEVYGDPLVNPQPESYWGNVNPISPRGVYDEAKRFGEAMTMAYHRYHGLDTRIVRIFNTFGPRMRPNDGRVVSNFIVQALQGKPLTVYGDGMQTRSFCYVDDLVRGIIGLLFVDSDKTVEQRTDRKFFFTEQNGRQASSIHDPVNIGNPRELTVLEIANVILKLTHSSSEIAFHPLPADDPKVRRPDIARAKTLLKWEPRVELEDALKKTIQYFQTVLGQAGSAH, from the coding sequence ATGCGCATTTTAGTTACCGGTGGTGCCGGGTTTCTGGGTAGCCATCTTGCCGAGTCGCTCATCAGCGAAGGGCATCATGTTATTAGCATGGACAACCTCAGCACCGGAAAAGTTGAGAACGTCGCTCATTTAATGGGGAACAGTTCATTTTCGTTCATTAAATACAATGTCTGCGACTATGTTCATGTCGAGGGCCATCTTGATGCGGTGATGCACTTTGCCTCTCCTGCGAGCCCCCAAGATTATCTCGACATGCCCATCGCGACATTGAAAGTCGGAGGATTGGGGACGCATAAGGCCTTGGGGTTGGCGAAAGCCAAGGGAGCACGCTTCTTGCTGGCCAGTACGTCGGAAGTGTACGGCGACCCGCTCGTGAATCCGCAACCCGAGTCGTATTGGGGAAACGTCAACCCTATCAGTCCACGGGGCGTCTACGATGAAGCGAAGCGATTTGGAGAAGCGATGACCATGGCATACCATCGCTACCATGGTCTGGACACACGGATCGTCCGCATCTTTAATACGTTCGGACCGCGCATGAGGCCCAATGACGGACGCGTCGTGTCGAACTTCATTGTGCAGGCTCTGCAAGGGAAGCCTCTCACGGTGTATGGAGATGGCATGCAGACGCGGAGTTTTTGTTATGTGGACGATCTGGTGAGGGGCATCATTGGTCTGTTATTCGTGGACTCTGATAAGACAGTCGAGCAGCGAACCGACCGGAAGTTCTTCTTTACCGAACAGAACGGCAGGCAAGCCAGCAGCATTCATGACCCCGTCAATATCGGCAATCCAAGAGAACTCACAGTGCTGGAAATCGCCAACGTGATTCTGAAGTTGACTCACTCATCGAGTGAGATTGCTTTCCACCCGCTGCCCGCCGATGATCCTAAGGTCAGGCGACCGGATATTGCTCGCGCGAAAACGTTACTGAAGTGGGAACCGAGAGTTGAATTAGAAGATGCTTTAAAGAAGACCATCCAGTACTTTCAAACAGTCTTGGGTCAGGCCGGTTCAGCCCACTGA
- a CDS encoding PilN domain-containing protein: protein MALTNVLIGKLTDPLRSLPLPGGAPDRFQINLGRRYRAVMAPLRLLLIGSCALLALGILWNLRQAILAYQENQAIEAELDRVLQQDLGLIAEARREGIDMSEEGLTRLRFEVELANQLLEKRIFSWTKFLTELEQTVPSRLALSSVRLDQAGSTVRLAGSAMSLEDITTFTVGLEDHSTFQDPVLAHHRVGSKGLVEFDITVRYRWAELER, encoded by the coding sequence GTGGCGCTCACGAATGTTCTCATCGGAAAACTCACCGATCCACTCAGGTCTCTTCCCTTGCCGGGCGGTGCTCCTGACCGGTTTCAGATAAATCTGGGTCGCCGATACCGAGCTGTGATGGCCCCGCTTCGACTCCTGTTGATCGGTAGTTGCGCATTGCTGGCGTTGGGTATTCTCTGGAATCTCAGGCAAGCGATCCTGGCGTATCAGGAAAACCAGGCCATCGAAGCTGAACTGGATCGAGTTCTGCAGCAGGATCTTGGCTTGATAGCGGAGGCTAGGCGGGAGGGAATAGACATGTCCGAGGAGGGCTTGACACGATTGCGCTTCGAGGTCGAGTTGGCCAATCAACTGCTTGAGAAGAGAATATTTTCGTGGACGAAGTTTCTGACCGAACTAGAGCAAACCGTTCCTTCACGCCTGGCCCTGAGTAGTGTGCGACTCGATCAAGCCGGTTCGACGGTTCGACTCGCGGGGTCGGCGATGAGCCTGGAGGACATCACGACCTTTACCGTGGGGCTTGAGGACCACTCCACATTTCAGGATCCGGTATTGGCTCATCATCGCGTGGGATCAAAGGGTTTAGTGGAGTTCGACATTACGGTGCGATACCGTTGGGCGGAGCTTGAGAGATGA